The following proteins come from a genomic window of Enterococcus gilvus ATCC BAA-350:
- a CDS encoding LysR family transcriptional regulator — MRYTGNKKGATTMNVQQLRYFLHLSNTQNMQQSADELFISQPALSKSISNLEERLGVKLFDRVGRSIQLNKFGALYKKRVHRAINELDIGKEELYSLTNAENGRIDLGFVYSLGPIFIPNLLAEYAQISHLKIRGNQNNTMNLLLQLQEGKYDAVFFTGNDKHPDLDQFSDLTISTFHTQPVVFIVSELSPLSSEKYYSIEELLAYEFITFHEPSTLRPLINHFFAEKNLSPKITYEVLDDLTLLSLTSKNLGIGIFPKSSIMKNFGVREIYIKETFLTQTIYLAQNPLRYKSPAVKKFIDYVKKEEKNLLKHI, encoded by the coding sequence ATGCGCTATACTGGAAACAAAAAAGGAGCGACTACGATGAATGTGCAGCAGTTGCGCTATTTTCTCCACTTGTCCAATACTCAAAACATGCAGCAATCCGCGGACGAGCTATTTATCAGCCAGCCCGCGCTAAGCAAATCCATCAGTAATCTAGAAGAACGCTTAGGAGTAAAGCTTTTTGACCGCGTCGGCAGGAGTATCCAATTAAATAAATTTGGTGCCCTCTATAAAAAACGTGTGCACCGCGCCATCAACGAATTGGATATTGGAAAAGAAGAGCTCTACTCCCTGACAAATGCGGAGAATGGCCGCATCGATCTTGGCTTCGTGTATTCGTTAGGACCCATTTTTATTCCGAATCTTCTAGCAGAATACGCGCAGATCAGCCATTTAAAAATTCGGGGAAACCAAAATAATACGATGAATCTACTGCTCCAGTTGCAGGAAGGAAAATACGATGCCGTCTTTTTTACCGGCAACGACAAGCACCCTGACCTTGACCAATTTTCTGATCTGACCATTTCGACCTTCCATACCCAACCGGTGGTATTTATCGTCAGCGAACTCTCGCCGCTTTCCAGTGAAAAATATTATTCGATCGAGGAGCTGTTAGCCTATGAGTTTATTACCTTTCACGAGCCAAGCACACTGCGGCCGCTCATCAATCATTTCTTTGCTGAAAAAAATCTGTCCCCGAAAATCACCTACGAAGTGCTGGACGATTTGACCTTACTCAGCTTAACAAGTAAAAATTTAGGCATTGGCATCTTCCCTAAATCAAGTATCATGAAAAATTTTGGCGTCCGCGAGATCTATATCAAAGAGACCTTTTTGACCCAAACCATCTATCTAGCCCAAAACCCGCTGCGCTACAAATCACCCGCAGTAAAAAAATTCATCGACTATGTAAAGAAAGAAGAAAAGAATTTGCTGAAGCATATTTAG
- a CDS encoding acyl CoA:acetate/3-ketoacid CoA transferase: protein MGKKQSKLMSAQEAVKLIKDNDTVGFCGAGGGITEPTKVICSLAERFKEEQHPADLTLIHATGLGDRNDRGMSPLAKRGMVKRVIGGHWAQSPRLAEMAERNEIEAYNFPQGVISHLTRAAASKQPGIFTHVGLGSFIDPEQSGGRLNEKTTEELVKKSTIDGKDYLFYKTTPIDVAVIRGTTADTDGYISMEDEIIYGDALVFAQAAHNNGGKVIVQVQKVVKAGTLHPRQVKIPGFYVDAIVVDEDQSQLYVGGNNRFLSGDYTSYLDSTELIPLDQRKVVGRRALFEVCSGNVGNVGVGIADGIGIIAREEGIQDAFTLTVETGAVGGESAQGIFFGATLNSRALMDMPAQFDFYDGGGLDVCFLSFAEVDAIGNVNVHRFNGKIVGTGGFIDICQNTQKVVFCGTLTAGGLKTAIHDQKLTIQQEGRFKKFIEKVPEITFNGKEAIARGQEVYYVTERAVFKLTAQGLELIEIAPDMAIEEDIVQQMGFRPIISDTLQVMDARLFSEAIMGIKDEWLANQLGGK, encoded by the coding sequence TTGGGTAAGAAACAGTCTAAACTAATGTCTGCTCAAGAGGCAGTCAAGCTGATCAAAGACAACGATACCGTTGGATTTTGCGGCGCTGGCGGAGGCATCACGGAACCAACAAAGGTCATCTGTTCATTAGCAGAGCGATTTAAAGAGGAGCAGCACCCAGCAGATCTGACATTGATCCATGCGACGGGGCTAGGGGATAGAAATGATCGCGGGATGTCCCCGCTGGCAAAACGAGGAATGGTGAAGCGAGTGATCGGCGGTCATTGGGCGCAATCGCCAAGGTTGGCAGAAATGGCCGAGCGAAATGAGATCGAAGCCTACAATTTTCCGCAGGGAGTCATCAGTCATTTGACACGCGCCGCTGCATCGAAGCAGCCGGGGATCTTCACCCATGTTGGCTTAGGGTCGTTTATTGATCCCGAGCAGAGTGGCGGTCGATTAAATGAAAAAACCACGGAAGAATTAGTGAAAAAAAGCACAATTGATGGGAAGGACTATCTTTTCTATAAAACGACACCGATCGATGTGGCGGTGATTCGCGGGACCACCGCGGACACAGACGGCTATATCTCGATGGAGGATGAAATCATTTATGGCGACGCGCTGGTCTTCGCCCAAGCAGCACATAACAATGGCGGAAAAGTCATCGTGCAGGTGCAGAAGGTCGTAAAGGCTGGCACACTGCATCCGAGACAGGTAAAAATCCCAGGGTTTTATGTCGATGCGATCGTAGTGGATGAGGACCAATCACAACTGTATGTCGGTGGAAACAACCGATTCCTTTCTGGGGATTATACCTCTTACTTGGATTCTACGGAGTTGATTCCCTTGGATCAGCGAAAAGTCGTTGGTCGCAGAGCGCTGTTTGAGGTCTGTTCTGGAAATGTCGGCAACGTCGGTGTCGGGATCGCTGATGGGATCGGGATCATCGCCAGAGAGGAAGGGATACAGGACGCCTTCACTCTTACGGTTGAAACAGGAGCAGTCGGGGGCGAATCGGCTCAAGGAATCTTCTTTGGGGCGACGTTGAATAGCCGGGCGTTGATGGATATGCCTGCACAATTCGATTTTTATGACGGCGGCGGCTTGGATGTCTGCTTCTTAAGCTTTGCGGAAGTGGATGCAATAGGCAATGTCAATGTGCATCGCTTCAATGGAAAAATCGTCGGGACTGGGGGCTTCATCGACATTTGTCAAAATACGCAAAAAGTTGTTTTCTGCGGCACGCTGACGGCTGGGGGCTTAAAAACGGCGATCCATGATCAGAAGCTGACGATCCAGCAAGAGGGACGCTTTAAGAAATTTATTGAGAAGGTTCCTGAGATCACCTTCAATGGCAAAGAGGCCATCGCGCGGGGCCAAGAGGTCTATTATGTGACGGAACGCGCCGTTTTCAAATTGACCGCGCAAGGGCTGGAACTGATCGAGATCGCACCCGATATGGCTATTGAAGAGGACATTGTACAGCAAATGGGTTTCCGCCCGATCATTTCAGACACGCTTCAGGTGATGGACGCGCGTTTATTCAGTGAAGCGATCATGGGCATTAAAGATGAATGGTTAGCTAACCAATTAGGAGGAAAATAG
- a CDS encoding tyrosine-protein phosphatase, translated as MLTNFRDIGGVPVKNGRLKEGYFYRSGQLVDLDQSDSYYLMNTCKISKIYDFRSPKERKQAPDKKLGKVSYESIDLLESTNKKDSVSLQAMLKNANNIEAALLTTYEDLVKSDSASIGYRQFLEDILARNSPCIFHCFAGKDRTGVAAALILKIAGASNQDILADYLQTNQSRKKANEILLSPYKDQIDKKTYHALQTALSVKKEYLIHAADQIKECYGCFDSYLERGLGLDRDFQHRFRKQFVAI; from the coding sequence GTGCTTACGAATTTTCGAGACATCGGTGGCGTGCCAGTAAAAAATGGTCGTTTAAAAGAAGGCTATTTTTATCGAAGTGGTCAATTAGTAGATTTGGACCAATCGGATAGTTACTATCTAATGAATACGTGTAAAATAAGTAAAATCTATGATTTTAGAAGTCCGAAGGAAAGGAAACAGGCACCCGATAAGAAGCTTGGAAAAGTTTCCTATGAGAGTATTGATTTACTGGAATCGACAAATAAAAAAGACAGTGTATCCCTGCAAGCGATGTTAAAAAACGCCAACAACATTGAAGCGGCACTGCTCACGACCTACGAGGATCTAGTAAAAAGTGACTCCGCTTCAATCGGATACCGTCAATTTTTAGAAGATATATTAGCTAGAAATTCTCCCTGTATCTTTCATTGTTTTGCTGGGAAAGACCGCACGGGCGTTGCAGCCGCATTGATTTTAAAAATCGCTGGGGCATCTAATCAGGATATTTTAGCGGATTATTTGCAAACGAATCAGTCAAGAAAAAAGGCAAATGAAATCCTCTTGTCTCCATACAAAGACCAAATAGATAAAAAAACATATCATGCCCTTCAAACCGCATTATCTGTGAAGAAGGAGTATTTGATACATGCGGCAGATCAAATTAAGGAATGTTATGGTTGTTTCGACTCTTATTTGGAGCGTGGTCTAGGATTGGACAGAGACTTTCAGCACCGCTTTAGAAAGCAATTTGTGGCAATCTAA
- the lepB gene encoding signal peptidase I encodes MKKDRKIKTYVFIGLFFLCLIEIIVFYKIHQVNGTSMAPTLNNGDSVIVKKHTRITRYEMIAFSIPKEKGMLVKRVIGMPGDAVIIQQNELILNIGDRAAFNNTYRIHLEEYQAQQLQHIKRIPVNQYFVLGDHIDVSKDSREFGFVQKKSIEGIVIDRIWPLNSFGRVN; translated from the coding sequence ATGAAGAAAGACAGAAAAATCAAAACATACGTTTTTATCGGATTATTTTTCTTATGCCTGATAGAGATCATAGTATTTTACAAAATCCATCAGGTTAACGGAACGTCCATGGCACCGACTTTGAACAACGGCGACTCAGTCATTGTAAAAAAGCATACACGTATCACAAGGTATGAAATGATTGCTTTTTCTATTCCGAAAGAAAAAGGGATGTTGGTCAAACGGGTGATCGGCATGCCTGGAGATGCTGTCATTATTCAGCAAAATGAATTGATTTTGAATATCGGCGATCGGGCGGCGTTCAATAATACCTACCGCATTCACTTAGAAGAATATCAAGCGCAACAACTTCAGCATATAAAACGAATCCCCGTAAATCAGTATTTTGTGTTGGGAGATCATATAGATGTATCAAAGGATAGTCGAGAATTCGGATTTGTCCAAAAGAAGTCAATAGAGGGGATTGTGATTGACCGGATATGGCCGCTGAATTCTTTCGGACGAGTAAATTAG
- a CDS encoding linear amide C-N hydrolase produces MCTNMTITSKEGSLFFGRTMDLNQKMFHTDEDSVKIMNIPGGAVINSLYHSWTSKYAVLGVGIAGTAVLFDGVNEHGLTGDCQILMEATWENESKILQDGKTALYGEEFVTYILTNFKTVDAIRAHYEMFTLIDEPYVYRKETFQFPLHFCFIDETGVGIVLEPVVNGGFKLYEYIDVMTNSPEYAYHTTNIRHYLGLQNIDAKPRTINHSIALTPIENGTGYGLIGMPGDYTSPSRFIRGFYLKNMIEEFSERDGINALYALFRAFIIPKGLELNSPEDISGDYTQYWSGYDLKNRTLYVQTGEGLTFTAKQMQTNATEITYNDIRFDNLVYTINE; encoded by the coding sequence ATGTGTACAAATATGACAATTACGTCAAAAGAGGGAAGTCTTTTTTTTGGAAGAACCATGGATTTGAATCAAAAAATGTTTCATACGGATGAAGATTCTGTAAAAATCATGAACATACCGGGAGGTGCAGTAATCAATAGTCTGTATCATTCTTGGACAAGTAAGTATGCTGTTTTAGGCGTAGGTATCGCAGGTACAGCAGTCTTATTTGACGGCGTCAACGAACACGGACTGACAGGCGATTGTCAGATTTTGATGGAAGCTACTTGGGAAAATGAAAGTAAGATTTTACAAGATGGGAAAACGGCTCTTTATGGGGAAGAATTCGTTACCTATATATTAACCAACTTTAAAACAGTTGATGCGATTCGGGCACATTATGAAATGTTTACTCTGATCGATGAACCTTATGTATATAGAAAAGAAACCTTTCAGTTTCCATTACATTTTTGTTTTATTGATGAAACTGGTGTCGGAATAGTGTTGGAGCCTGTCGTCAACGGTGGGTTTAAACTTTATGAATATATCGATGTCATGACGAATAGTCCTGAATATGCGTATCATACCACGAATATTCGTCATTATTTGGGTCTTCAAAATATTGATGCTAAGCCTAGAACGATTAATCATTCTATCGCATTAACCCCTATTGAAAATGGAACAGGCTATGGTCTAATTGGGATGCCAGGAGATTATACGTCGCCTTCTCGTTTTATTCGCGGTTTCTATTTAAAAAATATGATTGAAGAATTTTCAGAGAGAGACGGAATCAATGCACTTTATGCATTGTTCAGGGCCTTTATTATACCAAAAGGATTAGAATTAAATTCTCCCGAAGATATTTCTGGTGATTATACCCAGTATTGGTCCGGATATGATCTGAAAAATAGAACACTGTACGTTCAAACAGGTGAAGGGCTTACTTTTACTGCTAAGCAAATGCAAACCAATGCTACAGAAATCACCTATAATGATATTCGATTTGATAATCTGGTTTATACGATCAACGAATAA
- a CDS encoding InlB B-repeat-containing protein: MKKSETRRSLSADRQPRVISKIHMKQGVCKVAACVFLWANIGLLPIHVVATDTTESTSDTTAPSTSTMLEQATSQPAPSQETSTTTKKITSHAPVSLDETSASAKQDALKEKQKRVSPQEPRPFSSDWYAEEESGCMVIKSYTGDPATIKVPSVIEDKPVAIDLNAVLGTYLRSQTKAFEIEASKEGQAPVKVTGTFEQLFMDNLSLSSALFADADTSTIENMRSVFSGCENLTRADVAGWDTKNVRSMANLFSGCKNLSQVDVSKWDTGNVTNMASMFLSCHGLSALDVSNWDTQNVSVMYSMFANCRSLKSLDASRWRIEKVLSIESLFNGCTNLIRLDLSSWNTVNVQALYGVFGGCEALAELKITRDFITFSLLRELPVSENNGKTTYAWVMDDGETVYDSTSEMVAGHHTLRDDAVHTYTIQRQHEVAFDTDGGTDTPAMQKVFENKKITDPAYSGTKKQNTFIGWTLNGQPVDFTTFEITRPSTLKAHWRTIQYAVRFNKNNGAGAMADQEFFYGEEKTLTPNAFVRTGYTFKNWNTRADGQGTTTYNDGQLVKNLSEIEGDQVDLYAQWHPITYKVTFDSAGGTSTPEQSYTIEQGIKTFATPTRPGYTFQGWYAENKKIEKIEKGSTGDQELTAKWHPITYKVTFDSAGGTSIPEQSYTIEQGIETFATPTRPGYAFQGWYAENKKIEKIAKGETGEQRVKARWKATSYRVIFEPNGGTGDASSQHFIYDKTSNLFPASFTRKGYFFTGWNTQPDGKGTAYSDAQAVNNLTAEQEGSVTLYAQWQPDKTALEELINKEKEKRRRKTSYTKDSWQTYERAMAKAEKVQTDRQATVDEIQIALTSVKNAIAQLVPSKTSDTSQKPARKKTPPQKSAPAKSYPRSGTLSETGLKILGLASVAIAVAGLIKRKDD, encoded by the coding sequence ATGAAAAAATCAGAGACACGTCGTTCACTATCTGCTGATCGACAGCCACGCGTTATTTCTAAAATTCACATGAAGCAGGGGGTCTGTAAGGTAGCTGCCTGTGTTTTTCTATGGGCAAATATCGGCCTTCTTCCGATCCACGTAGTTGCGACGGACACGACAGAATCGACCAGTGATACGACGGCACCTAGTACTTCTACAATGCTAGAACAAGCAACTAGTCAACCCGCACCTTCTCAAGAGACCTCCACAACGACGAAGAAAATCACTTCTCACGCACCTGTGTCCCTAGATGAGACAAGCGCTTCCGCAAAACAAGACGCCTTAAAAGAGAAGCAAAAAAGGGTTTCTCCGCAAGAACCGCGCCCGTTTTCGAGTGATTGGTACGCAGAGGAAGAAAGCGGGTGCATGGTCATAAAAAGCTATACCGGAGATCCCGCAACGATCAAAGTTCCCTCGGTCATTGAGGACAAACCCGTGGCGATCGATCTGAATGCTGTGCTTGGCACGTATTTAAGAAGCCAGACGAAAGCGTTTGAGATCGAAGCTTCGAAGGAGGGGCAGGCGCCTGTGAAGGTGACTGGAACATTTGAACAGTTATTTATGGATAATCTCTCGCTTTCTTCTGCACTTTTTGCGGATGCGGACACCTCGACCATCGAGAATATGAGGTCTGTATTTAGCGGCTGTGAAAACTTGACCCGCGCGGATGTTGCGGGCTGGGATACGAAGAACGTCCGATCTATGGCAAATCTATTTAGCGGCTGTAAGAACTTGAGTCAGGTGGATGTCTCGAAGTGGGACACGGGCAATGTAACGAATATGGCGTCGATGTTTTTATCCTGTCATGGGTTGAGCGCCTTAGATGTGTCCAATTGGGATACGCAAAATGTTTCTGTCATGTATTCCATGTTTGCTAATTGTCGGAGTTTAAAAAGTTTGGATGCTTCTAGGTGGCGGATCGAAAAAGTATTAAGTATTGAAAGTCTGTTCAACGGATGTACCAATCTGATTCGTTTAGACTTATCCAGTTGGAATACAGTGAATGTCCAAGCGCTGTACGGTGTATTTGGCGGATGCGAGGCGCTTGCTGAATTAAAAATAACAAGAGATTTTATTACCTTTTCACTTTTACGAGAACTTCCTGTGTCTGAGAACAATGGAAAGACCACGTATGCTTGGGTAATGGATGATGGGGAGACCGTTTATGATTCGACAAGTGAGATGGTCGCTGGCCATCATACTCTGAGGGATGACGCCGTCCACACCTATACGATCCAGAGGCAGCATGAAGTAGCGTTTGATACGGACGGCGGCACGGATACACCTGCAATGCAAAAGGTTTTTGAAAACAAAAAAATAACTGATCCTGCCTACTCAGGCACGAAAAAGCAGAACACTTTTATCGGTTGGACCTTGAACGGTCAGCCGGTTGATTTTACAACATTCGAGATTACGAGACCAAGTACCTTAAAGGCACACTGGCGAACGATTCAATACGCGGTCCGATTCAATAAAAATAACGGAGCGGGGGCAATGGCAGACCAAGAATTCTTCTATGGGGAAGAAAAAACACTGACACCCAATGCATTCGTCAGAACGGGCTATACCTTTAAGAATTGGAACACCCGAGCAGATGGGCAAGGAACGACAACCTATAACGATGGGCAGCTCGTGAAAAATCTCTCTGAAATAGAAGGGGATCAGGTTGATCTTTATGCCCAGTGGCACCCGATCACCTACAAAGTTACCTTTGACAGCGCAGGCGGCACAAGCACTCCCGAACAAAGTTATACGATCGAACAAGGAATCAAGACCTTTGCGACGCCGACGAGACCAGGGTATACCTTCCAAGGCTGGTATGCTGAGAATAAAAAGATAGAAAAAATCGAAAAGGGGAGCACAGGAGATCAAGAGTTAACTGCAAAATGGCACCCAATCACCTACAAAGTCACCTTCGACAGCGCAGGCGGCACAAGCATCCCCGAACAAAGCTATACGATCGAACAAGGAATCGAGACCTTTGCGACGCCGACGAGACCAGGGTATGCCTTCCAAGGTTGGTATGCTGAGAATAAAAAGATAGAAAAAATCGCAAAGGGAGAGACGGGGGAACAAAGGGTAAAAGCGCGATGGAAAGCTACTTCCTACAGGGTTATTTTCGAGCCGAATGGAGGAACGGGCGACGCGTCAAGCCAGCATTTTATCTACGACAAGACGTCGAATTTATTTCCAGCATCGTTTACCCGTAAAGGCTATTTCTTTACAGGCTGGAATACGCAGCCAGACGGCAAAGGGACCGCGTATTCAGATGCGCAAGCGGTGAATAATTTGACAGCGGAGCAGGAGGGTTCGGTCACCTTATATGCCCAATGGCAACCGGATAAAACAGCATTGGAGGAGCTGATCAATAAAGAGAAGGAGAAACGCCGCCGCAAAACGAGCTACACGAAGGACAGTTGGCAGACCTATGAGCGGGCGATGGCAAAGGCGGAAAAGGTTCAGACAGACCGCCAAGCGACCGTGGATGAAATCCAGATAGCCTTGACGAGCGTAAAAAACGCGATCGCACAGCTGGTGCCTAGTAAGACGTCCGATACAAGTCAAAAGCCTGCGCGCAAAAAAACACCGCCACAAAAAAGTGCCCCAGCGAAGAGCTATCCGCGCTCGGGCACGCTGTCAGAAACAGGCCTGAAAATCTTAGGACTCGCATCAGTCGCCATCGCGGTTGCGGGTCTCATAAAACGGAAGGATGACTAA
- a CDS encoding glucosaminidase domain-containing protein: protein MKKKVIGAGVLAASLIAIHSIHGETLFASNQVNHTGEPSSGQPVRSETATSIDTITKNEPATSASRMDTNITEETVPTSTSESDDPGSTSTESSSTDDTSSTSESSTQESSESSSSSQDSSSSESSTSESSSSSSSQSSSSSTSSSESKESSSSSEKNTTSESSSEKTQPSSEGSSESTTGTTEQPSAKDNGTHPSIQIPNQTSVPEANASSSLFGNTIEGGVLDSDAVILDDSLRVSEMSESNLKGFELPLLSTFSSKERAIVVYEGIKQVGKSEVKVTSDSQNEQENNYSLTNASQLMNYLSIQLFGKNFDQLAQTEGSFETKEAGDLLYKDNSLMGIYIGSNRYLAVDKDKETKKDSEKKIVQIKVLDSKNRNLNVRKITFPALTEYGKKQEKNYPANMDYKANPQTQSFIQKIADNAQSLGNKYDVFASVMIAQAILESGSGTSGLSQAPYHNLFGVKGTYKGNSVNFSTEEDRGNGQNYTIQASFRSYSSYGDSLGDYVTLIRGGIQGNNKYYEGSWRSKAKNYLKAADNLTGKYATDTSYNRKISSLIAAYHLTKYDAKQASKTPLSTGTTSAILVGRDKIPTEYKERMNYPDYDGKNYNVSGSYPVGQCTWYAYNRMAQLGKTVDDFMGNGGQWGSKARALGYNVSSEPKSGYLVSFTPGSAGSDPSYGHVAFVEAVGSEGILISECNVVGGTAISYRVINNDLARSSLVTYLSPK, encoded by the coding sequence ATGAAAAAAAAGGTCATTGGCGCAGGTGTCTTAGCAGCCAGCTTGATTGCAATTCATAGTATCCATGGTGAGACACTTTTTGCCAGCAATCAGGTCAATCACACAGGAGAACCCTCTAGTGGGCAGCCGGTAAGGTCAGAGACAGCCACTAGTATCGACACTATCACTAAGAATGAACCAGCGACTTCTGCATCTAGGATGGATACGAATATAACAGAGGAAACTGTCCCAACTTCTACGTCAGAGAGTGATGATCCAGGATCGACAAGTACCGAAAGTTCAAGTACCGATGATACTTCTAGCACGTCAGAAAGCAGTACACAAGAATCTTCCGAAAGCTCAAGTAGCAGTCAGGACTCCTCAAGTAGTGAGAGTAGTACGTCAGAATCGTCCAGCTCATCTAGTAGTCAAAGTTCTTCAAGTTCAACGAGTTCTAGTGAGAGTAAGGAGTCCTCATCTAGCTCCGAGAAGAACACCACTAGTGAATCATCTTCAGAAAAGACCCAACCCTCTAGCGAAGGAAGTTCTGAAAGTACAACTGGGACAACGGAACAACCGTCAGCTAAAGATAATGGCACACATCCGTCGATCCAGATACCAAATCAAACATCTGTGCCAGAAGCAAATGCCTCGTCTTCTTTATTTGGCAATACTATTGAAGGCGGTGTGTTAGATTCTGACGCTGTGATACTAGACGATTCCTTGCGCGTTAGTGAAATGTCTGAGTCGAATCTAAAGGGATTTGAATTACCATTGCTGTCTACTTTCAGCAGTAAAGAACGTGCAATAGTCGTCTACGAAGGCATCAAACAAGTAGGGAAATCAGAGGTGAAGGTCACATCTGATAGTCAGAACGAACAAGAAAATAACTATTCATTGACGAATGCGAGTCAATTGATGAACTATCTGTCGATTCAACTATTTGGTAAGAATTTTGATCAACTAGCACAGACAGAAGGAAGTTTTGAGACGAAAGAAGCAGGGGATTTGCTCTATAAAGACAATTCTTTGATGGGTATTTATATAGGAAGCAATCGCTATTTAGCTGTGGATAAAGACAAAGAAACGAAGAAGGATTCCGAAAAGAAAATCGTTCAAATAAAGGTCTTGGATAGTAAAAATAGGAATCTTAACGTACGGAAAATTACTTTTCCTGCTCTTACAGAATATGGCAAAAAGCAAGAAAAAAATTATCCAGCGAATATGGACTATAAAGCAAATCCGCAAACCCAATCTTTTATTCAAAAGATTGCTGACAATGCGCAAAGTCTTGGAAATAAATATGACGTATTTGCTTCCGTAATGATTGCACAAGCGATATTGGAGAGTGGGTCTGGCACTAGTGGATTGTCTCAAGCGCCATACCACAATTTGTTCGGTGTTAAAGGAACTTACAAGGGTAACTCCGTGAACTTCTCCACCGAAGAAGATCGTGGGAACGGTCAAAATTATACGATTCAGGCTTCCTTTAGAAGTTATTCAAGCTATGGTGATTCGCTTGGGGATTATGTGACACTGATTCGAGGTGGCATTCAAGGGAATAATAAGTACTACGAAGGCTCTTGGCGATCAAAAGCAAAGAACTATTTGAAAGCAGCGGATAATTTAACTGGCAAGTACGCGACGGACACTTCCTACAATCGAAAAATCAGTTCGTTGATTGCGGCGTATCACTTAACCAAATATGATGCAAAACAAGCGTCAAAGACGCCGCTTTCTACTGGAACAACGAGTGCGATACTCGTAGGGAGAGACAAGATTCCAACTGAATACAAAGAACGAATGAACTACCCAGATTATGATGGGAAGAATTATAACGTTTCAGGCTCCTACCCCGTCGGACAATGTACTTGGTACGCGTATAATCGGATGGCACAGCTAGGAAAAACGGTTGACGATTTTATGGGAAATGGCGGTCAATGGGGGAGTAAAGCTCGTGCTTTGGGATACAACGTATCAAGCGAACCCAAGTCCGGTTATCTTGTTTCTTTCACACCAGGGTCCGCAGGTTCTGACCCAAGCTATGGGCATGTGGCATTTGTAGAAGCAGTGGGAAGTGAGGGAATTCTAATCTCCGAGTGCAACGTCGTTGGCGGAACAGCCATTTCTTATCGTGTTATCAATAATGATCTCGCACGCTCTAGCTTAGTTACGTATCTTTCACCGAAATAG
- a CDS encoding helix-turn-helix domain-containing protein translates to MILVLTRNVNKEQYIKTLLETLGYDVFCSVQLLDALLSNKKEMDLFDYFPVVVISETIFESEFEQAKSLLCEKGHIIVRKTNSVTGLQESKVDGVCEIPLAIGLEELRDTLDEMKAKESYEKKSVRESMVSLSMLEKKIVKQLYTAFPDKVSRDQLIQQLWGDDDTTKSRLSSLSNCVHSINQKMRAIQPSNEEKAVKTLWRKGYFLDDEVYSSIEEERLIIL, encoded by the coding sequence ATGATTTTAGTGTTAACTAGAAACGTAAATAAAGAACAATACATTAAGACATTACTTGAAACACTGGGCTATGATGTTTTTTGTTCGGTTCAATTACTAGACGCCTTGCTATCTAATAAGAAAGAAATGGACCTATTCGACTATTTTCCTGTTGTCGTGATCAGTGAAACCATTTTTGAAAGCGAATTTGAACAAGCGAAATCACTCTTATGTGAGAAGGGGCATATCATTGTTAGAAAAACAAATTCGGTAACCGGCTTACAGGAAAGTAAAGTGGATGGTGTCTGCGAGATTCCTCTGGCAATCGGGCTTGAAGAGCTACGAGATACTTTGGATGAAATGAAAGCAAAAGAGAGCTACGAGAAGAAATCTGTTCGGGAATCAATGGTTTCATTAAGTATGCTTGAGAAAAAAATAGTGAAGCAATTATATACTGCATTTCCAGACAAAGTATCTAGAGATCAATTGATCCAACAGCTGTGGGGAGATGACGATACAACGAAATCAAGACTTTCCAGTCTGTCTAATTGTGTCCACAGCATTAATCAGAAAATGAGGGCTATCCAACCTTCAAATGAAGAAAAAGCAGTGAAAACCCTTTGGAGAAAAGGATATTTCTTAGATGATGAGGTTTACTCATCAATAGAAGAAGAACGGTTGATCATTTTGTGA